The sequence below is a genomic window from Denitratisoma sp. DHT3.
TGGCAATGGTTTCAGGTCCCGACGCTTCGGAATAACCGGCGGTACACCCCCCAGAAGCAGCCGTCGCAGCCAGCGGGTCATCGGGGTCGCAATAAGTAAAGGGCATCGCCTCCACTTCCTCCAATAAAGACTCCGCAATAGAAAGCATCTGCTTACGGATCATGGGATCGGCACTTTGGAAAACTGCGATATTCAGCACGGACATGATCCCGACCAGTCCAACACTGACAATCACGATGAAAACAATCATCTCGATGAGCGTCAATCCGCGCTGCCCGGCTTCAGGGGGAGTGGACATATCCGGACTCCCCTTCGATAGTGATGGCAGGCTGTCCCGTCACCGTAATGACAGTGGAAGTCGGGGCTCCACAAGTCGCATTCAGCCCCCTGCCTTGAGGATCGAAACACAACCCAGAACTTGCACTTGTGATCGACGCACTCGTCCGGCAGCAAATTCGATTACTGCCTCCCCCCCCCCCACAATCCCGAATATCTGGCGAAGGCAAGTCAAGCGCGGATGAGCTGTCACAAAATGAGGCTCCGGCCGTCTCTGGCGCACGGGTATCTATTCCAAACTCCAGGAAATTGGCATTCGTGCATGAAGTTGCCGGACTCAGGGTAACGCACACATATCGACGCTGAGCCACGGCGGATTTCCGGGCAAACTGCAATGAAGCCACGACTTTGTCTCGAACAGTCCGCTGGTCAAAACCCGAGAAATCGAAGCGGGTCATGACAAAAGAGGTCAGTATGCCGAGGACAACAATCGTCAGCACTGCTTCGATCAGCGTAAATCCTGTTTTCTTGCCAGGCATGCATTGACCCGATCCATAACTATCTGCTTGTCTTGCCATTCATGGCGGGATGCGCAAGTTCAGCGCATCCCGTCCGAAGATGCGGGGAGTTTAGCTTCCACCCAGTGAGAACGTATGTTCAAGGCTTGCTCGTTTACCTGGCAAACCTTGGTCCTTCCCCGCAGATATCCTATTGCTTCCATTGCCTGATCAAGAGCGCCCATTCCAACCCAGAAGTCTACCAACATCAAACACTGCGCTTCGCGCTGCGCTTTCGCCCACTGGGAAGCTGCCTGCAAATAGCTTTCCACTTGACTGAAATCGCGTTTCACCAGCATGAAATCGGCCATCGCCATCGCGATATCTGCCTTATGGCTCACGATAACCCGAGGATTACTGGCCAGCGCATCGAATAGCACCGTCATTCTCCTTGCATCGCCCTCGCATTGCCCCAACGCAACACACCCCACATACGCAGAATAAGTGCTCAACGCATCTTGCCGAACCGGGCAGGAGGCAAATTGCCAGGCTATCTTGTCCAGCACTGCCAAAGGCATTGGCTTCCTTGCTTGGCCGGCCATAAGAATCTGGCTGATTGTCGGCAAGGAGTTGCATGGATCAGCATTTGCCGCTTTTCCCAAGTAATAGGCAGCCTTTGTATAGGCAGCCGCACCAAGATCGGGATGGTCAATGATTCTCCAGTACATCCTGGCGAGATTCTGGTTGGCCCGCATGGAGTCGGGATGATTGCCCGCCTCTACCTGTGCCAAACGCATCGGGTCGCCCCAGTCCCTGGCTCTTTCGTATGTCAACAAAGAAAGACCGGTCCCTATTGCAATAGCAACGGTACCGGCAATGATCGGTGAGGAACGAAGCGGGGTCTTACTCAGTGCGACCACAAGTGCCAGCGCCAACCCAAGGCTTGGAACATAGTTGCGATGATCGTAGGCAATATCCAGTGCCAGGATCGATGATTCCAGAGAGTGCGCGGCACAAAAGAAAAGAATCCCACCGGCTATTAATGGACTTCTCTTCCTGCCCCACCAAGCCCCCACTACCAATCCCAAGACCCCCACCAAGGACAAAAGGGTCGTCGATGGATTCAGGAGCCTATGGGAAATTGCGAAGTCATCGTGATGCAACCCCATCGCATGGATGTCCGCGGTAAACAGCATCCACAGGTAATACCAAACCACTCTGAACTCAGTCAGTACCCGCTCATAGAGCGTAAAGCCACGAATTTGGTAGCCGCCTTCAAACCATGACCATTTAAACAATACGAAGACAACTGCGGTCAGGCCTATTCCTTGCAGTGCCCGCAATGCCAACCGCTGCCCACGCTCTGAACCACCCAGTCCCGGATGCAGCATCAGTTCTACAAGAATGAGATACAACGGGACCAAAAACGCAATTTCCTTCACCAACGTGCCGGCCACGGTTAGTAGTACAACCACAATCGATAGCAGGTAGCTTTTTTTTGTTTCCTTCAGGACCATTGCCCGTCGAAGTGCTAAATATGCCCAGAGTGCGGCAAAAACAAATGTCGCAGCCAAACTCGTCATTCGCTGCACGACATAAAGAACACTCGTGACATGTATCGGATGCATTGCCCATAAACCCGCAATGCAAAACGCCAACAAGGTTGGGCTGGCCTTGTTTTCTTTGGATTCTGGCGCGAGTGTCAGTAAAGCTCTTGCGGTGCCAAAGACCAGCAACGAATTCAGCGCATGGATGAGAATATTCGTAAGCTTGAACCCGTAAGGGTTTGCCCCCTGAAAATAAACATTGAGCCCGAAACTCAACATAGCCAAGGGGCGCCCCAACTCACTGGCGTTGCCGGAACGTACGATCGCGAGCCATTTTTCGACCGTTGGTACGCTTACCTTGCCAAGAGCGGAGTTCCAAACAATCGACGAAAAATCATCAAACTCATAACCACCAGTAAGCCCTGGCAGATAAATCCCTACAACTAACAATAAAAGTACAAAAATCCCCCCTCCTTGCACGGAAAAGACCCCACGGGCAATTGCTTTAGCAAATTTCGATTTGATGCAGTTTCTCACCAATCTCATCTCCAAAATCTTGCCGTCAGCGATGTTGGCGACCCCCAAAAACAAACCGCCTTCCGGATTCCCGGAAGGCGGCATATGAATATCTGACGATTTTTAAGCTGCGATCAGCAACCAGTGGTCACTTTGGTAAACGAAGGCGCTACCCCGGTACCGGTTGAGTCTTTAAAGGTGATTGAGCAACCGGTTTGAATTTTGAGCCCATTTCCAGAGGCCGCAGCTCCCGCCGTATCCTGAAAAAGCTTCGTCACATATTCGGTAGATTTCGGGTAGCCATATGCCAGACTGACTGAAGATCCATTTACCGTCACAGCAGCCCCACTAGTCGATGTCAAATCCACTCCTCCTGCAGCAGCTTTGCCGTAAACCATCACAGCAGCCGCTTTCGCCGCTCCTTCCAAGGCATCAAGCTTCGCTTTGCGAGCGTCAGACGACAAATCGACAAATTTGGGCAGCGCTGTCGCCGCCAAGATGCCAAGGATCACGATCACCACGATCAACTCGATCAAAGTAAAGCCTTCCTGTTTCCTGAGATTACGCATTTTTCAACTCCTTTAAAATCCACGGTTAATCATAATCGAACTAGCAGCCACTCGTCGCAACGCTCATCACTGGTGCCACGACCACCGCCCCACTCAGGGTTGCCTCCTGGTAGCTGATCCGGCAGTCAGGCACCGTTCCGCCCGCCACGTCGAAAGTCCTTGTCGCCGTACCGGTGCCCGTACTGGAAGCCGTCAGTCCATCCGCTGCCAGATTGATCTGCGCCGCCGACTCGATGCCGTCCGCCGTGGCCGCCGGATAGCGATTGACGATGCGGACCATGTTGCCGTCCATATTGACGAAGGGCGGACTGGAAGCGCAGTTGGTCGCCGTCAGGCTCGGTGCCACGGCCGCGATATCCAGTTCGCAACGGGAACGGGCCAGGGCGGCGGCGGAGCGAATGGAGCCGTAGATCGCATTCGCCTTGGCGATGCGAGCGTCGCGCTGGGCGTCGATCAAACGCGGCAACGCCACGGCCGCGAGGATGCCGATGATGGTGATGACGATCACAAGCTCGATCAAAGTAAAACCCAGGGCTGGGCGATGGGGAATTTCTATCATATCCGCTCCTATTACGGAACTTACCATTGAAACTTGAGCTCGATGCCAGCATTTACAGGGATTTTTGTCATCAATTGGCCTCCACGGGCATCAATCTCAGGCCGACGACGCGCCCGCCCAGCATCCCGCGTGCGCCAATGCGCCAGTACAAGACCGTTTTTCCGCCAAAGGCATGGGGCTGCCGCGGCCGGTAGCCCAGAGTCCGGGTCTCCGGATCGAACCACCAGGACCCCGCCCCTCCGGGCGCCTCGCCATAGCGCCGGGGCGCATGCCCCAACAGCGCCACGGGGTTGGCCTCCAACAATTCGGCCAGCCGATGCTCCTCTCCATGCATGAGGCGTTCGCCGATCGCCCACTGCAAACCGACCCCGATATTGCGAACCGTGAGCGCCACCTCCAGCCGCTCGGCCTCTTCCTCCACCCCTTGCAAGCGGACGATCAAGGCCAGGGCGAGAATGCCCAGCATGGCCACCAGCACGGAAAACTCGAATTTGCCGATGCCCCGCTGACGGCCGGCCATCGGGCTCATTTTTTCATGGCGACCCGCCCCAGGTCCCACAAGGGCAGGAAGATGCCCAGCGCCAACACCAGCACCATGGTCCCCAGCAGCACGATCAGGATGGGTTCGATCTGCTGGGAAAGGGTCTTGAGCTCGTATTCCACTTCGCTCTGGTACATGTTGGCCACTTCTTCCATCATTTCGTCGAGAGCGCCGGATTCCTCGCCCACGGCGATCATCTGGAGCACCACGGGGGTGAACACCTGGGAGGCCATGGCCGCCCGCAGCACGGATTCGCCGCGCTCCACGCTGTCGCGCATCTTTTCGATCTTGCGGGCGATGAAATCGTTGTCCACGGTCATGGCCACCGTGGTCAACGCCTGGATGATGGGCACCCCGGAGCGGGCGGCCAAGGCGAAGCTGCGGGCGAAGCGCGCGAGCGTGGCCTTGCGCACGATCTTGCCGGCGATGGGAATCCGCATCTTGAACCGATCCCACAGATAGCGCCCCCGAGGCGTGCCGATCCAGGCCTTGAAGCCGGCGCCGGCCAGGGCGATGGCCGCGATCTGCACATGCCACCAGGCCACCATGAAATCGGAAAGCCCGATCAGGATCCGCGTCATCAGGGGCAGATCGGCGCCGAACCCCTTGAAGACCTTGGCGAAGGCGGGGATCACGAAGATATTCACCACGAACATGGCGACGACCATGGCCATGATCACGAACGACGGATAGCGCAAGGCCGACTTCACCTGCTCGCGCATGAAGCGCTCGAACTCCATGTGGTGGAACAGGCGCAGGAAGATTTCCTCCAGGCGTCCGGCCATTTCTCCCACTCTGACCATGGACAGGTAGAAAGACGAGAACACCTGCGGATGCCGCGCCAGGGAAACGGAGAGTTCCCGTCCACTGTCCAGGCTTTCCCGCACCTGCCCGATCGTGCCCTGCATGGCCTTGTTCTGGCTCGATTCCTGTAGACCGGTCAGCGCGCGCATGATCGGCACCCCGGCCTTGAGCAGGGTGTAAATCTGGCGCGTGAATAGCAGCACGTCAACGTGCCGTATCTTGGCGCCGAACAGGCTGGCGGCAACCGATGCCTGCTTCTGCTGCGCGCTGGCGGGAGCATCCTTGATTTCCAGCGGCGTGATCCCGCTGCTGAACAAGACGTCGGCGACCGCCGCCGCCGTGGCGCCATTCAGCACGCCCTGCACCATTTCACCGACGGCATTGCGTCCCCGGTAGGCGAACGCGGGCATGTCAATCCTCCAGCTGGTTCGAAATGCGCATCGCCTCGTCGACGGTGGTACGGCCATTGACCACCAGACGCACGGCATCGCGGCGCAGGGTGTTGCCGCCCATCTGCTCGCGCCCCGCGGCCATGAATCCGCTGGGATCGCCGTAGTTGGCGGCCTCCACCAGCGCGTTGGTCATTTCGATGAACTCGTAGACCGCCTGCCGCCCCTGGAAGCCGGTGCTGGCGCAATGCGCGCAGCCGGTGCCGATGCGGTACTTGAAGTTGTCCACCCGGTCACCCAGTTCGTAGCGCAGCCATTCGCGCTCGTGCGGCTCGGGGCGGTAGTCGACGGCGCAGTTGTCGCAGATCACCCGCACCAGCCGCTGCGCCAGCACCATCTGGATCGAGAGCGCCACCATGTAGCGCGGCACGCCCATGTCGAGCAGGCGGATGGGCGTGGTCAGAGCGTCGTTGGTGTGCAGCGTGGAGAGCACGAGATGGCCGGTCATCGCCGCGCGCATGCCGATCTCGGCGGTTTCCTGGTCGCGCATT
It includes:
- a CDS encoding prepilin-type N-terminal cleavage/methylation domain-containing protein codes for the protein MARQADSYGSGQCMPGKKTGFTLIEAVLTIVVLGILTSFVMTRFDFSGFDQRTVRDKVVASLQFARKSAVAQRRYVCVTLSPATSCTNANFLEFGIDTRAPETAGASFCDSSSALDLPSPDIRDCGGGGGSNRICCRTSASITSASSGLCFDPQGRGLNATCGAPTSTVITVTGQPAITIEGESGYVHSP
- a CDS encoding prepilin-type N-terminal cleavage/methylation domain-containing protein, translating into MRNLRKQEGFTLIELIVVIVILGILAATALPKFVDLSSDARKAKLDALEGAAKAAAVMVYGKAAAGGVDLTSTSGAAVTVNGSSVSLAYGYPKSTEYVTKLFQDTAGAAASGNGLKIQTGCSITFKDSTGTGVAPSFTKVTTGC
- a CDS encoding type IV pilin protein — translated: MIEIPHRPALGFTLIELVIVITIIGILAAVALPRLIDAQRDARIAKANAIYGSIRSAAALARSRCELDIAAVAPSLTATNCASSPPFVNMDGNMVRIVNRYPAATADGIESAAQINLAADGLTASSTGTGTATRTFDVAGGTVPDCRISYQEATLSGAVVVAPVMSVATSGC
- a CDS encoding type II secretion system F family protein — encoded protein: MPAFAYRGRNAVGEMVQGVLNGATAAAVADVLFSSGITPLEIKDAPASAQQKQASVAASLFGAKIRHVDVLLFTRQIYTLLKAGVPIMRALTGLQESSQNKAMQGTIGQVRESLDSGRELSVSLARHPQVFSSFYLSMVRVGEMAGRLEEIFLRLFHHMEFERFMREQVKSALRYPSFVIMAMVVAMFVVNIFVIPAFAKVFKGFGADLPLMTRILIGLSDFMVAWWHVQIAAIALAGAGFKAWIGTPRGRYLWDRFKMRIPIAGKIVRKATLARFARSFALAARSGVPIIQALTTVAMTVDNDFIARKIEKMRDSVERGESVLRAAMASQVFTPVVLQMIAVGEESGALDEMMEEVANMYQSEVEYELKTLSQQIEPILIVLLGTMVLVLALGIFLPLWDLGRVAMKK